In Sphingopyxis sp. CCNWLW2, a single window of DNA contains:
- a CDS encoding autotransporter outer membrane beta-barrel domain-containing protein, which translates to MRKTLLASTCLATLLSTAAHAETTISTATTAPVRTSTIKSGAADDIKIVAAGSIKPTVTGPAVTIDSNHKVVNEGTIEFSNVDSATGILAGAGTSGGITNSASGKITIGETYAPTDIDNDGDIDGAFAIGNNRVGIATAGAFTGNIVNSGAIAIEGNNSAGIRLGGPLTGNFTNDGSISVVGDRALGVGLQDVTGNVRLAGTISAQGVDAIGARVAGNVTGALVVQGSLTATGYRFTTPPADPSKLDADDLLTGGNALSIEGNVTGGIILAVAPKDTKPDDKDEDKDGIEDDKEGNAVVRSFGSAAAIRIGSADRAVTIGPVAGTGTGLGLIIDGAVLGNGLYAGKDGNGIQIGGLGGAVTIAGGIGIGATGSVTALSVDSAATAIRIGSGATTPEIRNAGKIEATTGGKAASAVATAVLVEAGGDVPLIRNSGSITAKTGGDNGTARAIVDLSGKVGTVENSGTISATGALASSDRNIAIDLSANATGATVKQTAVAAGITAPSIVGDVRFGGGNDVFDIADGSVKGNSFFGAGNNKLALSGDATYAGNARFGAGNDAMTLVGTSKFTGLADFGGGADTLTIGGSSIFSGTLANSQGLAVSVAGGTFDVGGAATISSLAVTEKGTLGVMLDTGTTGTNLQVTGNASFGAESKLALKLSSIEKAEGKHIVLTAGSLTGASNLTASQTLLPFLYKGTLTSNATQLIVDVSRKSVTELGLNRSEAGAFDAVLDAVIADQKIEDVFLGITDGAQFRGQLGQMLPEHEGGVFETVTSGSRALSRYLQDPNAPFQDEGKWGYWVNQAVWGTSKSVGDTASYDVSGWGISGGAEIKTDLGNFGGSIAFLNGKDGNGSNANEVSTSQFEGALHWRLRSDGFMANARVSGAPISLKGTRIFRAEAGADDIEKTMKGKWDATLWSASGSLAYDARAGGLTIRPMVAVDYFKLKEDGYQETGGGDALDLKVLSRDSDELAVSGTVAIGLDFGGADEYDGWTRFELEGGRRQIVSGTLGATTASFKNGTPFTLTPDDRTSGWVGRFRGIAGNSAFQVAGEVSAEEQQSHIGWAFRASLRVGL; encoded by the coding sequence ATGCGCAAAACTTTGCTGGCCTCCACCTGCCTGGCCACCCTCCTTTCGACCGCCGCCCATGCCGAAACGACGATCAGCACTGCCACCACGGCACCGGTGCGCACGTCGACGATCAAATCGGGCGCCGCCGACGATATCAAGATCGTCGCGGCGGGCTCGATCAAGCCGACGGTCACCGGCCCTGCCGTCACCATCGACAGCAACCACAAGGTCGTCAACGAAGGCACGATCGAGTTCAGCAACGTCGACAGCGCAACGGGCATTCTTGCGGGTGCCGGCACGTCCGGCGGGATCACGAACAGCGCGAGCGGCAAGATCACCATCGGCGAAACCTATGCCCCGACCGACATCGACAATGACGGCGACATCGACGGCGCGTTCGCCATCGGCAACAACCGCGTCGGCATCGCGACCGCGGGCGCCTTTACCGGCAATATCGTCAATTCGGGCGCGATCGCGATCGAGGGCAATAATTCGGCGGGCATCCGCCTCGGCGGGCCGCTGACCGGCAATTTCACCAACGACGGCAGCATTAGCGTCGTCGGCGACCGCGCGCTTGGCGTGGGCCTGCAGGACGTGACTGGCAACGTCCGCCTTGCCGGCACGATTTCGGCACAGGGCGTCGATGCAATCGGCGCACGGGTTGCCGGCAACGTCACCGGCGCATTGGTTGTCCAGGGCAGCCTCACCGCCACCGGCTATCGCTTCACGACGCCGCCTGCCGATCCCTCGAAGCTCGACGCCGATGACCTGCTGACCGGCGGCAACGCGTTGTCGATCGAGGGCAATGTCACCGGCGGCATCATCCTCGCCGTCGCGCCCAAGGACACGAAGCCCGACGACAAGGACGAGGACAAGGACGGCATCGAAGACGACAAGGAAGGAAACGCCGTCGTGCGCTCCTTCGGTTCGGCCGCCGCGATCCGCATCGGCTCGGCCGACCGCGCGGTCACGATCGGCCCGGTTGCCGGAACGGGCACCGGCCTCGGTCTGATCATCGATGGCGCCGTGCTCGGCAACGGCCTCTACGCCGGCAAGGACGGCAACGGCATCCAGATCGGCGGCCTCGGCGGCGCGGTCACCATCGCGGGCGGCATCGGCATCGGCGCGACCGGCAGCGTGACGGCGTTGTCGGTGGATAGCGCAGCGACGGCTATTCGCATCGGCAGTGGCGCCACAACCCCGGAAATCCGCAACGCCGGCAAGATCGAAGCAACGACCGGGGGTAAGGCCGCGAGCGCTGTCGCAACGGCTGTTCTGGTCGAAGCCGGCGGCGACGTCCCGCTGATCCGCAACAGCGGTTCGATCACGGCGAAGACCGGCGGTGACAATGGCACAGCGCGCGCCATAGTCGATCTGTCGGGCAAGGTCGGCACCGTCGAAAACAGCGGCACGATCAGCGCCACGGGCGCACTCGCCTCCTCCGACCGCAACATCGCGATCGACCTGTCGGCGAACGCGACCGGCGCGACCGTCAAGCAGACCGCAGTCGCTGCGGGCATCACCGCGCCCAGCATCGTCGGCGACGTCCGCTTCGGCGGCGGCAACGATGTGTTCGATATCGCCGATGGCTCGGTGAAGGGGAACAGCTTCTTCGGCGCCGGCAATAACAAGCTCGCGCTGTCGGGCGACGCGACCTATGCCGGCAACGCCCGCTTCGGCGCGGGCAATGACGCGATGACGCTGGTCGGAACGTCGAAGTTTACCGGTCTCGCGGACTTTGGCGGCGGCGCCGATACGCTGACGATCGGCGGTAGCTCGATCTTCTCGGGCACGCTCGCCAATTCGCAGGGCCTGGCGGTTTCGGTCGCGGGCGGCACCTTCGACGTCGGCGGCGCCGCGACGATCTCGTCGCTCGCCGTCACCGAAAAGGGAACGCTCGGCGTGATGCTCGATACCGGCACCACCGGGACCAATCTTCAGGTCACCGGCAACGCCAGCTTCGGCGCCGAATCGAAACTCGCGCTCAAGCTGTCGAGCATCGAGAAGGCCGAGGGCAAGCATATCGTGCTGACCGCCGGGTCGTTGACCGGTGCGAGCAACCTGACCGCGTCACAGACGCTGCTGCCCTTCCTCTACAAGGGTACACTGACGTCGAACGCGACCCAGCTGATCGTCGATGTCTCGCGCAAGTCGGTGACCGAACTCGGGCTCAACCGCTCGGAAGCCGGCGCGTTCGACGCGGTGCTCGACGCGGTGATCGCCGATCAGAAGATCGAGGACGTCTTCCTCGGCATCACTGACGGCGCCCAGTTCCGGGGCCAGCTCGGCCAGATGCTCCCCGAGCATGAAGGCGGCGTCTTCGAAACCGTCACCTCGGGCTCGCGCGCGCTGTCGCGCTACCTCCAGGATCCCAACGCGCCGTTCCAGGACGAAGGCAAATGGGGCTATTGGGTCAACCAGGCCGTTTGGGGCACATCGAAGAGCGTCGGTGACACCGCAAGCTATGACGTCAGCGGTTGGGGCATTTCGGGCGGCGCCGAAATCAAGACCGACCTCGGCAACTTCGGCGGCTCGATTGCCTTTCTCAACGGCAAGGACGGCAATGGCAGCAACGCCAATGAAGTCAGCACCAGCCAGTTCGAAGGCGCGCTGCACTGGCGCCTGCGTTCGGACGGCTTCATGGCGAACGCCCGTGTTTCGGGCGCGCCGATCAGCCTGAAGGGCACGCGCATCTTCCGCGCCGAAGCTGGCGCCGATGACATCGAAAAGACGATGAAGGGCAAGTGGGATGCCACCTTGTGGTCGGCTTCGGGTTCGCTCGCCTATGACGCGCGTGCCGGCGGCCTGACGATCCGCCCGATGGTCGCCGTCGATTACTTCAAGCTGAAAGAAGACGGTTATCAGGAAACCGGCGGCGGCGACGCGCTCGACCTCAAGGTGCTGAGCCGCGACAGCGACGAACTGGCTGTGTCGGGCACCGTTGCCATCGGCCTCGATTTCGGCGGTGCCGACGAATATGATGGTTGGACGCGCTTCGAACTCGAAGGCGGCCGCCGCCAGATCGTCAGCGGCACGCTGGGCGCAACGACCGCGTCGTTCAAGAACGGCACGCCCTTCACCCTCACCCCTGATGATCGCACGAGCGGCTGGGTCGGCCGTTTCCGTGGCATCGCCGGAAATTCGGCCTTCCAGGTCGCCGGCGAAGTGTCCGCGGAAGAACAGCAAAGCCATATCGGCTGGGCGTTCCGTGCGAGTCTGCGGGTCGGCCTCTAG
- a CDS encoding sigma-70 family RNA polymerase sigma factor: MTESRDRTDAAQGIEGVLLANRDRIVRFLEVRGAGDGAEDLFQDLWMRLTDRKTGPVAEPLPYIMRAANNLMLDRYRSARQSDLRDKAWGEASATQSPSTETSLISREQLALVETAITATGERPARIFRRFRVDGQNQRDIASEMGVSLSTVEADLRKVYAALTVIRRQFDAS; the protein is encoded by the coding sequence ATGACCGAGTCGCGTGATCGAACCGACGCCGCCCAAGGCATCGAAGGCGTATTGCTCGCCAACCGGGATCGTATCGTCCGCTTTCTGGAAGTGCGCGGCGCGGGCGACGGTGCCGAGGATTTGTTCCAGGATCTGTGGATGCGGTTGACCGACCGCAAAACTGGGCCCGTCGCCGAGCCACTGCCCTATATCATGCGCGCCGCCAACAATCTGATGCTCGACCGCTATCGGTCGGCGCGCCAGAGCGACCTGCGCGACAAGGCATGGGGCGAAGCCTCCGCGACGCAAAGCCCCTCGACCGAAACCTCGTTGATCTCGCGCGAACAACTCGCGCTCGTCGAAACGGCGATCACCGCGACCGGCGAGCGGCCGGCACGCATCTTCCGCCGGTTCCGCGTCGACGGCCAGAATCAACGCGATATCGCCAGTGAAATGGGGGTCAGCCTGAGCACCGTCGAAGCCGATCTGCGCAAGGTCTATGCGGCGCTCACCGTGATCCGGAGGCAGTTCGATGCAAGCTGA
- a CDS encoding class I SAM-dependent methyltransferase — MSDVETAPTHDWNGDSGTRWAANLARLDVMLEDFGNAAITAADARAGERVLDIGCGSGTSTFPLAKQVGPGGHALGVDISEQLVEIARAAAPAGAPVEFRCADAATAPLPAGHFDLLFSRFGVMFFDDPVAAFTHMRRALKSGGRLAFVCWRGAQENDWVRLPMAAIRDIVQPVPADPNAPGPFAFGDRQKVADILLAAGFTAIDIARFDTSISYGRGATREDAVDDALDMALQVGPLSRALADQSDDIRAKSAAAVRAAFAKRPGEASVQIDGAAWIVTARN, encoded by the coding sequence ATGTCCGATGTCGAGACCGCCCCCACGCATGACTGGAACGGCGACAGCGGAACGCGCTGGGCGGCCAATCTGGCGCGACTGGATGTGATGCTCGAGGATTTCGGCAATGCCGCGATCACGGCGGCCGATGCGCGCGCCGGCGAACGGGTTCTCGATATCGGTTGCGGATCGGGCACCTCGACCTTTCCGCTTGCAAAGCAGGTCGGCCCCGGCGGGCACGCCCTCGGCGTCGACATATCGGAACAGCTCGTCGAGATCGCCCGCGCCGCCGCGCCCGCCGGTGCGCCAGTCGAATTCCGATGCGCCGATGCCGCGACGGCACCGCTGCCTGCAGGACATTTCGACCTTCTCTTCTCGCGCTTCGGCGTCATGTTCTTCGACGATCCCGTTGCGGCCTTCACGCATATGCGCCGGGCACTGAAATCCGGCGGACGGCTGGCGTTCGTATGCTGGCGCGGAGCGCAGGAGAATGACTGGGTGCGGCTGCCGATGGCCGCGATCCGCGACATCGTGCAGCCGGTGCCTGCCGATCCAAATGCGCCCGGTCCCTTCGCTTTTGGCGATCGGCAGAAGGTCGCCGATATTCTTTTGGCAGCGGGCTTCACCGCGATCGACATCGCGCGCTTCGACACGAGCATTTCCTATGGTCGCGGCGCAACGCGCGAAGATGCGGTCGACGATGCACTCGACATGGCGTTGCAGGTCGGCCCGTTGTCGCGTGCGCTTGCCGACCAATCGGACGATATTCGCGCGAAATCGGCGGCGGCTGTTCGGGCTGCGTTCGCGAAACGCCCCGGAGAGGCGTCGGTGCAGATCGACGGCGCGGCGTGGATTGTGACCGCGCGGAATTAG
- a CDS encoding gamma-glutamyl-gamma-aminobutyrate hydrolase family protein gives MSARPVLGIIACNRQVGSEYAQAVMNRYAKAAMRHADCAALLIPSLPDYMRADEIVGRLDGVLLTGSPSNVEPARYGEEDAGEGPFDPDRDRMMRDLVEAVIAAQRPLFGICRGFQDINVALGGTLRRDTATNGELLRHHTPDGTLFDAMFDHRHHVDLVEGGMLASAYGAAALDVNSVHYQGIGRLANGLSVEARAPDGLVEAFSARLNGAPLLAVQWHPEWAVDGNEESQTYFRLLGQALRGAL, from the coding sequence GTGTCCGCCCGTCCCGTCCTCGGCATCATCGCCTGTAACCGGCAGGTCGGCTCCGAATATGCGCAGGCGGTGATGAACCGCTATGCGAAGGCCGCGATGCGCCATGCCGACTGTGCCGCGCTGCTCATTCCGTCGCTTCCCGACTATATGCGCGCCGACGAGATCGTCGGGCGGCTCGACGGCGTTTTGCTCACCGGCTCGCCATCGAACGTCGAGCCGGCACGTTATGGCGAGGAAGATGCAGGGGAGGGGCCGTTCGATCCCGATCGCGACCGCATGATGCGCGATCTGGTTGAGGCGGTGATTGCGGCGCAGAGGCCGTTGTTCGGCATCTGCCGCGGGTTCCAGGACATCAATGTCGCGCTCGGCGGGACGCTGCGGCGTGATACCGCGACGAACGGCGAACTGCTGCGCCACCACACGCCCGACGGGACATTATTCGATGCGATGTTCGATCATCGGCATCATGTCGATCTGGTCGAGGGTGGGATGCTCGCATCGGCATATGGGGCAGCGGCACTCGACGTGAATTCGGTGCATTATCAGGGCATCGGACGGCTCGCCAATGGCTTGTCGGTCGAGGCGCGCGCGCCCGACGGGCTGGTCGAAGCTTTCAGCGCGCGGCTGAACGGCGCGCCCCTTCTTGCCGTGCAGTGGCATCCCGAATGGGCGGTCGACGGCAACGAAGAGAGCCAGACCTATTTCCGCCTGCTCGGACAGGCGCTGCGGGGGGCGCTGTGA
- a CDS encoding TonB-dependent receptor — MHPRLSLAAAAIALCLPAQVQAAEERAFDVPKGSLSTALPVISRQAGVSISVGDAKLWQGRVKSVRGRMSVEEAIRRLLAGSDARAVRVSATSWRIERRPAPVRVARAAPAPRHAPQPRAREPSQDAVAAAQDEIIVTASKTDLPLSHFAGVVTKLDGGDLAFGGERGMDSILSRTATVSSTHLGSGRNKLFIRGIADSSFTGPTQSTVGQYLGDIRLSYNAPDPDLRLYDIDNVEILEGPQGTLYGAGSLGGIIRVIPKAPDPREMTVQAIAGLSITQHGDPGGDIAAIANIPVSDNGHALRLVGYMLTDGGYIDNPLRGQNDVNRVHVRGGRGTFRFEAGDDWTIDLGGVYQAITSDDAQYADKDGAPLTRNSMVEQNATARYGMGTVVVMKDWDDLHFQSSNAYIDHRLFERFDASLPEARRGTDMSSGGIPAPPSVGAVDVERLFAPVQVIPLNDVPRVLDQHNATRMFVSENRLSRPYRDGLGWVIGASFIDNRARQDREYGYGPLRATLPGVTNKITEFTGYAEATVEVMPDLIASGGVRLSHAKLGGAAEGVSYALAQANRATTASRKETDLLPSFSLLATPLHNVRLYARYQEGFRPGGLAVDGNFVRRFLNDQVRTWEAGMRFGDKGQNLLDASISISHSRWRNIQADFIDSTGFPTTANIGDGRITSLSGAVAMRPTAALTFELGAVYNHSRVDDLAPQILPVYDAAPGRLGRIPNVASHAVRGSVNYATMIGDEDFRVNGWANYIGPSRLGIGPVLGESQGDYIDTGVAMRVGNARRGLSLTLTNLFDSRGNRFSLGTPFLEGNEGFLTPLRPRTLRIAVDVAY; from the coding sequence ATGCACCCGCGCCTTTCCCTTGCCGCAGCAGCGATTGCGCTATGCCTGCCCGCGCAGGTTCAGGCGGCAGAGGAGCGCGCCTTCGACGTACCCAAAGGCAGTCTGTCGACCGCGCTGCCGGTGATCAGCCGGCAGGCCGGGGTTAGTATCAGCGTCGGCGATGCGAAACTCTGGCAAGGCCGCGTCAAATCGGTGCGCGGGCGGATGAGCGTCGAAGAAGCGATCCGCCGCCTGCTCGCTGGGTCCGACGCACGCGCCGTGCGGGTCAGCGCGACGAGCTGGCGTATCGAGCGTCGCCCTGCCCCCGTCCGTGTCGCGCGGGCGGCACCGGCACCGCGACACGCACCGCAGCCAAGGGCACGCGAACCATCGCAAGATGCGGTCGCGGCGGCGCAAGACGAAATCATCGTCACCGCGTCGAAGACCGATTTGCCCCTTTCGCACTTCGCCGGCGTCGTCACCAAATTGGATGGCGGCGATTTGGCGTTTGGCGGCGAGCGCGGGATGGATTCGATCCTCTCGCGAACCGCAACCGTCTCCTCGACCCATCTGGGTTCGGGGCGCAACAAGCTGTTCATTCGCGGTATCGCCGATTCAAGCTTCACCGGCCCGACGCAATCGACCGTCGGCCAGTATCTCGGCGATATCCGGCTCAGCTATAATGCGCCCGACCCGGACCTGCGCCTCTACGACATCGACAATGTCGAAATCCTCGAAGGGCCACAGGGCACGCTTTATGGCGCCGGGTCGCTCGGCGGGATCATCCGTGTCATCCCGAAGGCCCCCGATCCGCGCGAAATGACGGTCCAGGCGATCGCCGGACTGTCGATCACCCAGCATGGCGACCCCGGCGGGGATATTGCCGCGATCGCCAACATCCCCGTCAGCGACAACGGCCACGCGCTGCGCCTTGTCGGCTATATGCTCACCGACGGCGGCTATATCGACAATCCGCTGCGCGGGCAGAACGACGTCAACCGCGTCCATGTGCGCGGCGGGCGCGGGACCTTCCGGTTCGAGGCGGGCGACGACTGGACGATCGATCTGGGCGGCGTCTATCAGGCGATCACCTCCGACGACGCGCAATATGCCGACAAGGATGGCGCACCGCTCACCCGTAATTCGATGGTCGAGCAGAATGCAACCGCGCGCTACGGCATGGGCACCGTCGTTGTGATGAAGGATTGGGATGATCTGCATTTCCAGTCGTCCAATGCCTATATCGATCACCGGCTGTTCGAACGCTTCGACGCCAGCCTGCCCGAAGCGCGGCGAGGAACCGATATGTCCAGCGGCGGCATTCCAGCGCCTCCTTCGGTTGGAGCCGTCGATGTCGAACGCCTGTTCGCGCCGGTCCAGGTCATTCCGCTGAACGATGTTCCGCGCGTGCTCGACCAGCATAATGCGACGCGCATGTTCGTCAGCGAAAACCGCCTGTCGCGCCCCTATCGCGATGGCCTCGGCTGGGTGATCGGCGCAAGCTTCATCGACAATCGCGCGCGGCAGGACCGTGAGTATGGCTATGGCCCGCTTCGCGCGACCCTGCCCGGTGTGACCAACAAGATCACCGAATTCACCGGCTATGCCGAGGCGACCGTCGAGGTGATGCCCGACCTGATCGCATCGGGCGGCGTCCGCCTGTCGCACGCCAAACTGGGCGGCGCCGCTGAGGGTGTCTCCTATGCCCTCGCGCAGGCCAACCGTGCGACGACAGCATCACGCAAAGAAACCGACCTGCTGCCGTCCTTCTCGCTGCTCGCAACGCCGCTCCATAATGTCCGGCTCTATGCGCGCTATCAGGAAGGTTTTCGCCCCGGCGGGCTCGCGGTCGATGGCAATTTTGTACGGCGCTTCCTCAACGACCAGGTCCGCACATGGGAAGCCGGCATGCGCTTCGGCGACAAGGGGCAGAACCTGCTCGACGCCAGCATTTCGATCTCGCACAGCCGCTGGCGCAACATCCAGGCCGATTTCATCGACAGCACCGGTTTCCCGACCACCGCCAATATCGGTGACGGCCGCATCACCAGCCTATCGGGCGCGGTCGCGATGCGGCCAACCGCCGCGCTGACCTTCGAACTTGGCGCGGTTTACAACCATAGCCGCGTCGACGATCTCGCGCCGCAGATCCTGCCGGTGTACGATGCCGCGCCGGGCCGCCTCGGACGCATTCCGAATGTCGCGAGCCATGCGGTGCGCGGATCGGTCAACTACGCGACCATGATCGGCGACGAGGATTTCCGCGTGAACGGCTGGGCCAATTATATCGGCCCGTCGCGGCTCGGGATCGGACCGGTGCTTGGCGAAAGCCAGGGCGACTATATCGACACGGGGGTTGCGATGCGCGTCGGCAATGCACGCCGCGGCCTGTCGCTGACACTCACCAATCTGTTCGATTCACGCGGCAACCGCTTCTCGCTCGGAACGCCGTTCCTCGAAGGCAATGAGGGATTCCTCACGCCACTACGCCCGCGCACGCTCCGGATCGCCGTCGACGTCGCCTATTGA
- a CDS encoding glucokinase: MSEQIVTVDIGGTHARFAIAEIEGGRVLLLGEATTLHTKDHASFQTAWQDFERQQGGTLPRAVAIAIAGPTRGEIIRFTNNPWIIRPALIGEKMNVDRYVLVNDFEAVGHAVAQADENYFERLTGPDEPLPATGTITIIGPGTGLGVAHIWRDGTNYRVQATEGGHIDFAPLDSIEDAVLARLRKRHRRVSIERIVSGPGIVDIYETLAALEGRAIPRLDDKAIWTNALSGDDSLAAAAVDRFCLSLGSVAGDLALAQGASGVVIAGGLGLRIRDSLVRSGFPERFIEKGRFEGFMSALPVKLITHPQPGLFGAAAAFARQYA; the protein is encoded by the coding sequence ATGAGCGAACAGATCGTCACGGTGGACATCGGCGGCACGCATGCGCGCTTTGCGATTGCCGAGATCGAAGGCGGGCGTGTCCTGTTGCTTGGCGAGGCGACGACGCTCCATACAAAGGACCACGCAAGTTTCCAAACCGCCTGGCAGGATTTCGAACGTCAGCAGGGTGGAACTTTGCCACGCGCGGTTGCGATAGCCATCGCGGGGCCGACGCGCGGCGAGATCATCCGCTTCACCAATAATCCGTGGATCATCCGCCCCGCGCTGATCGGCGAGAAGATGAATGTCGACCGCTATGTACTCGTCAATGATTTCGAGGCGGTCGGCCATGCTGTAGCGCAGGCCGACGAGAATTATTTCGAGCGGCTGACTGGTCCCGACGAACCGCTTCCCGCGACGGGTACGATCACCATCATCGGCCCCGGCACCGGCTTGGGCGTCGCTCATATCTGGCGCGACGGCACGAATTACCGGGTGCAGGCGACCGAGGGCGGGCATATCGACTTCGCTCCGCTCGACAGCATTGAGGATGCGGTCCTTGCGCGGCTGCGCAAACGGCACCGGCGCGTGTCGATTGAGCGGATCGTCTCGGGTCCCGGCATCGTCGACATTTATGAAACACTCGCGGCACTCGAAGGGCGCGCGATCCCGCGGCTCGACGACAAGGCGATCTGGACCAATGCGCTCAGCGGCGATGACAGCCTGGCCGCGGCGGCGGTCGATCGCTTCTGTCTGTCGCTCGGCAGCGTCGCTGGCGACCTCGCGCTGGCGCAGGGCGCGAGCGGTGTCGTCATCGCCGGCGGCCTCGGGCTGCGTATCCGTGACAGCCTGGTGCGTTCGGGCTTCCCCGAACGATTTATCGAAAAGGGGCGTTTCGAAGGCTTTATGTCCGCGCTTCCGGTAAAGCTCATCACCCATCCGCAGCCGGGGCTGTTTGGTGCGGCGGCGGCGTTCGCGCGCCAATACGCCTGA
- a CDS encoding FecR family protein encodes MQADATNAEARAIDWLIRQRDPAFDDWDGFADWLAEDPAHNAIYDAVASLDRDLDALPAAPKPSVVIVPGAPRRASRRAWFGGAMAAALVGAISLSGLGLFGNEGRIETKAGEHRTIALADGSKIEVNGASVIEIDKNRPRFARLESGEAMFHVVHRDNDPFVVETGDAKIVDLGTAFNVVRRDRQTSVAVSEGIVLYNPDRDKVRLVAGKGIETRDGDRQPPVVQDVDVASIGGWRSGLLVYNGTPLAVVADDLKRTAGMQVSIAPDASDLSFRGALIIDKNRNRTIADLAALSGTKAERQGDGWILTR; translated from the coding sequence ATGCAAGCTGACGCGACAAACGCCGAAGCGCGCGCGATCGACTGGCTGATCCGCCAGCGCGACCCCGCTTTCGACGACTGGGACGGCTTTGCCGACTGGCTTGCCGAGGATCCGGCGCACAATGCGATCTACGACGCGGTCGCGAGCCTGGACCGCGATCTCGACGCCCTGCCCGCGGCGCCCAAGCCATCGGTCGTGATTGTGCCCGGTGCGCCGCGCCGCGCGTCGCGGCGCGCCTGGTTTGGCGGGGCAATGGCCGCGGCGCTGGTCGGCGCGATCAGCCTGTCGGGCCTCGGCCTGTTCGGAAACGAAGGCCGGATCGAAACCAAGGCTGGCGAGCATCGCACGATCGCCCTCGCCGACGGGTCGAAGATCGAGGTCAACGGTGCCTCGGTGATCGAGATCGACAAGAATCGCCCGCGTTTTGCCCGGCTGGAATCGGGCGAGGCGATGTTCCATGTCGTCCACCGCGACAACGACCCGTTCGTGGTCGAGACGGGCGACGCGAAGATCGTCGACCTCGGCACCGCCTTCAACGTCGTGCGCCGCGACCGTCAGACGTCGGTCGCGGTGTCCGAAGGCATCGTCCTCTATAACCCCGACCGCGACAAGGTCCGCCTCGTTGCCGGCAAGGGCATCGAAACGCGCGATGGCGACCGTCAGCCGCCGGTCGTTCAGGATGTCGACGTGGCCAGCATCGGCGGCTGGCGCAGCGGCCTGCTCGTCTACAACGGCACTCCGCTCGCCGTTGTCGCCGACGATCTGAAACGGACCGCCGGGATGCAGGTGAGCATCGCGCCCGATGCAAGCGACCTGTCGTTCCGCGGCGCGTTGATCATCGACAAGAACCGGAACCGCACGATCGCCGATCTTGCCGCGCTGTCGGGAACCAAGGCCGAGCGGCAAGGCGATGGCTGGATATTGACCCGCTGA